In the Palaeococcus pacificus DY20341 genome, one interval contains:
- the hisC gene encoding histidinol-phosphate transaminase: MKVSEIVKDFKPYKVLEGNYRIWLDKNENPFDIPTEIKEEIFEELKNISFNRYPHITADPLRERIAEFLGFEKENVIVGNGSDELISLLLKLFEGDHIVISSPTFGMYSFFAKFEGIDLVDVPLDGRFKLQNVEDYAENARAIFICSPNNPTGNTQEREKIISVLETGAPVVLDEAYIEFAESSNVDLVSEYDNLIVLRTFSKAFGLAGIRVGYAVASKEIIDYLNRIKPPFALNSLSMRIAELMLDHYDLVKQNINYIIKERERIYKEFKDYAYPSEANFLLMRLNAYEFLLERGIVVRNFGGRLDGHIRVTIGKKEENDELIKALKEFLEKEY, translated from the coding sequence GTGAAGGTCAGTGAGATAGTTAAGGACTTTAAGCCGTATAAGGTTTTAGAGGGAAACTACAGGATTTGGCTCGATAAGAACGAGAACCCCTTTGATATTCCGACAGAGATTAAGGAAGAGATCTTCGAAGAGCTTAAAAATATCTCTTTCAACCGCTATCCACACATCACCGCTGATCCTTTAAGAGAGAGGATAGCCGAGTTTTTGGGGTTTGAAAAGGAAAACGTAATCGTTGGAAACGGGAGCGACGAACTGATAAGTCTACTTTTGAAGCTCTTTGAAGGTGACCACATAGTCATAAGCTCCCCGACCTTTGGGATGTACAGCTTCTTTGCGAAGTTTGAGGGGATTGATTTAGTTGATGTGCCATTGGATGGGCGCTTTAAGCTCCAGAACGTCGAGGACTACGCAGAAAATGCCAGGGCTATCTTTATCTGCTCTCCAAACAATCCCACGGGCAACACTCAAGAGAGGGAAAAGATAATAAGCGTCCTTGAAACCGGCGCTCCCGTGGTTTTAGATGAAGCGTACATAGAGTTTGCAGAGAGCAGCAACGTTGATTTGGTCAGTGAGTATGATAATTTAATAGTTCTGAGGACATTCTCAAAGGCTTTTGGGCTTGCCGGGATTAGGGTTGGCTATGCAGTCGCAAGTAAAGAGATAATAGACTACCTTAACAGGATTAAGCCCCCCTTTGCGCTGAACTCTCTTTCAATGAGGATAGCAGAGCTTATGCTTGACCACTATGATTTAGTTAAACAAAACATCAATTACATAATTAAAGAGCGCGAGCGCATCTATAAAGAGTTCAAAGACTACGCATATCCAAGCGAGGCAAACTTTCTGCTTATGCGCTTGAATGCCTATGAATTCCTTCTTGAAAGGGGCATTGTAGTGAGAAATTTCGGCGGAAGGCTGGACGGCCACATAAGAGTTACCATCGGCAAGAAGGAGGAAAACGACGAGTTGATTAAAGCATTGAAGGAGTTTTTGGAGAAAGAGTACTGA
- a CDS encoding HAD family hydrolase has protein sequence MKELKWLIFDVDGVLIDVSESYDLATKFTVEYFLKELGREKAIDVEIIRKLRRKGAFGDDFKVSEALILFALNGDVEGFVERFPEGEGIKWVRERFGTIVEPEEIERIFNTFYLGEHYKERAFEFDGLWKKEKPIVRKELLEKAGERFKLGVVTGRNKLELKLAEELIGFHFENAVTREFYVKPDPKALWHLTKGEEGIYIGDTVNDGLLVENYKKEYGKDFGFMMIGRDVRDVNEAMERLLKS, from the coding sequence ATGAAGGAGCTAAAATGGCTAATCTTTGATGTTGACGGCGTTTTAATTGACGTGAGCGAGAGCTACGACTTGGCGACAAAGTTCACGGTGGAATACTTCCTAAAGGAGCTCGGCAGAGAAAAAGCTATTGACGTGGAAATTATAAGGAAGCTGAGGAGAAAAGGAGCATTTGGAGATGATTTTAAAGTCAGTGAGGCTTTAATATTATTTGCTCTAAACGGTGATGTAGAAGGGTTCGTTGAGCGTTTTCCAGAAGGAGAAGGAATAAAATGGGTCAGGGAAAGGTTTGGGACTATTGTTGAGCCGGAAGAAATTGAAAGAATTTTCAACACCTTTTACCTGGGCGAACACTATAAAGAGAGAGCTTTTGAGTTTGACGGCCTCTGGAAGAAGGAGAAACCGATAGTCAGGAAGGAGCTCCTTGAAAAAGCCGGAGAAAGGTTTAAGCTCGGCGTTGTGACGGGAAGGAATAAACTTGAGCTTAAATTAGCCGAGGAACTCATTGGCTTCCACTTTGAGAACGCCGTTACGAGAGAGTTTTATGTTAAACCGGATCCAAAAGCCCTCTGGCATCTCACAAAAGGTGAGGAGGGAATTTATATTGGGGATACAGTAAACGATGGCCTTCTGGTGGAGAATTACAAAAAGGAATATGGAAAGGATTTTGGGTTTATGATGATCGGCAGGGATGTAAGGGATGTAAATGAGGCGATGGAGAGGCTGTTGAAGAGTTAG
- a CDS encoding HAD family hydrolase, whose translation MRRKIAVIDIEGTLTPFEFWREISRLVGNPKIEELLEKGILGEVEWIDSLLKRVELIKGVDAETFLKPKAKVNPKAEELIRILKEKGFFYSPSERML comes from the coding sequence ATGAGGAGAAAAATAGCCGTTATTGATATCGAAGGGACATTAACTCCTTTTGAATTCTGGAGGGAGATTTCAAGGCTAGTTGGGAACCCAAAAATCGAAGAGCTCTTAGAAAAAGGCATTTTGGGAGAGGTTGAATGGATTGACAGCCTGCTGAAAAGGGTGGAGCTTATTAAAGGGGTAGATGCTGAGACGTTCCTAAAACCTAAAGCTAAAGTGAATCCGAAAGCTGAGGAACTTATACGGATTTTAAAGGAAAAGGGCTTTTTTTATAGTCCTAGTGAGCGGATGCTTTGA
- a CDS encoding branched-chain amino acid ABC transporter permease: MGVLEGALTYANLLVLLSLGLTLTYITTGVPNFAHGSFAVIGAYFAFTVFKLLGINPYLAIPLSFIMGGIVGVVTYTIILKPLIKRNASLEMLMIATLAWDIILFGVIGAFAESISTVVKSSATQFVFTYLDFTIGGIPGRLIVSSLLILLTLFGLYILLYKTKFGIALRASMENPALAEAMGINVESTRLFSWFLAGALAGTAGSVLPFLQEIVPATGGLIIVSIFAASIVGGLHHIAGALVGGYVIGLSESLITYGLSSIFGTGVLVYGKVVSLLIMIATLLMTPEGITGTKLWGRLVK, translated from the coding sequence ATGGGAGTGCTTGAAGGAGCCTTAACCTATGCAAACCTCCTGGTGCTTTTAAGCTTGGGTTTAACGCTTACCTACATAACCACTGGAGTCCCCAACTTTGCTCATGGCTCATTCGCAGTCATTGGTGCATATTTTGCATTTACCGTGTTTAAACTGCTCGGCATTAACCCCTATCTTGCGATTCCGCTATCCTTCATCATGGGGGGAATAGTTGGGGTTGTAACATACACGATCATACTTAAGCCTCTCATAAAAAGAAACGCCTCACTTGAAATGCTGATGATAGCAACACTTGCCTGGGACATAATACTTTTTGGAGTTATAGGGGCCTTTGCTGAAAGCATAAGCACTGTGGTCAAGAGCTCTGCGACACAATTCGTCTTCACGTACCTTGATTTCACTATTGGAGGAATTCCTGGAAGGCTAATAGTGTCATCTCTGCTAATCCTACTGACGCTCTTTGGATTGTACATACTACTCTACAAAACGAAGTTCGGAATAGCATTGAGGGCTTCAATGGAAAATCCAGCACTTGCAGAGGCGATGGGTATCAATGTTGAGAGCACAAGGTTGTTTTCATGGTTCTTGGCGGGGGCACTTGCAGGAACGGCAGGTTCAGTTTTGCCCTTCCTTCAAGAGATAGTTCCAGCAACAGGAGGTCTCATAATAGTGTCAATCTTTGCCGCGAGTATAGTAGGTGGTCTACACCACATTGCAGGTGCATTGGTTGGAGGTTACGTTATTGGACTCTCAGAGTCTCTAATAACCTATGGACTTTCCTCAATCTTTGGTACTGGAGTGTTAGTTTACGGAAAGGTTGTTTCACTATTGATAATGATAGCCACCTTGCTGATGACGCCTGAGGGAATAACAGGGACAAAGCTTTGGGGGAGGTTGGTAAAGTGA
- a CDS encoding ABC transporter ATP-binding protein, protein MALLRTENLSKSFGAVRALDNASITVDEHALTLIIGPNGSGKSTLINVISGFLKADSGKVVFEGKDITNKSPNEIYSYGIVRTFQTPQPLKEMTVLENLLIAERHVGENIRTALNYKKWLRQEEELVERAYGLLKFLKLDHLWDHKAGSLSGGQMKLLEIGRALMTNPKLIVMDEPIAGVAPGLAHEIFNKLVELKKQGITLLIIEHRLDIVLKYIDYLYVMFNGRVIAEGRGEKEIERVLSDPKVVEVYIGD, encoded by the coding sequence ATGGCGCTGCTAAGGACTGAGAACCTTTCAAAGTCATTTGGTGCTGTGAGAGCTTTGGATAATGCTAGTATAACCGTTGATGAACACGCGCTCACGCTCATAATAGGTCCAAATGGTAGTGGGAAGTCAACTTTAATCAACGTCATCTCAGGCTTTTTGAAGGCTGACAGCGGGAAGGTGGTATTTGAGGGAAAGGACATAACAAACAAATCCCCAAACGAAATCTACAGCTATGGAATAGTTAGGACTTTCCAAACGCCACAGCCGCTCAAAGAGATGACTGTTTTAGAGAACCTGTTAATAGCGGAGAGGCACGTGGGAGAAAACATCAGAACTGCTTTAAATTACAAAAAGTGGCTAAGGCAGGAAGAAGAGCTCGTTGAAAGGGCATATGGGCTGTTAAAGTTCCTCAAGCTTGACCATCTTTGGGATCACAAAGCCGGCTCTCTAAGCGGTGGACAGATGAAACTCCTTGAGATAGGGAGAGCGTTAATGACGAACCCAAAGCTAATAGTTATGGACGAACCAATTGCGGGTGTTGCTCCTGGTTTAGCTCACGAGATATTTAACAAGCTCGTAGAGCTGAAGAAGCAGGGAATCACGCTCTTAATAATTGAACACAGGCTAGATATAGTTCTCAAGTATATTGATTATCTCTACGTCATGTTCAATGGTCGCGTTATAGCGGAAGGTAGGGGCGAGAAGGAAATAGAGAGAGTTTTGAGCGATCCAAAGGTCGTGGAGGTGTACATAGGTGATTGA
- a CDS encoding ABC transporter substrate-binding protein, translating to MKKVLAILVVGLIVFSLGCIGGGEKTQTETLTGAQKDGDVQVIKIGLLTDLSGPAASKGQIVRNTVELAEENINKYFGEKGLPYRVEVLIEDTRADPKAALEKLQTLKAQGVNAAVGLYSNEVRNVQKYATSNKIILISPSSTAPPKLIGFTKPEEKKFIFRFVPTDLFQSKVIATEIEQLGLKGIVIAYRGDAWGKGLRDALVGEIESKVEIGVNVEYPSNPTPADWSPYISKLEDGVKELISKYGKDNVGVWAVGFDEVATLLTQIPDDSVLLQVKWIGTDAMVGNQKIIEETKGKAVKVGLFSTQFYSESDETTKLKETFKAKFGGEPDQYGLNAYDATWVLVLAYVEVLKEKGSYDPDLMVQKIKEVLEKYNSGAYGVEPVTGTIELDEWNDRASGDYTIYRVTEGGWKLIGAWKSDTGKIEWFEKP from the coding sequence ATGAAAAAGGTATTGGCAATACTGGTGGTTGGTTTGATTGTGTTTTCCCTTGGATGCATAGGGGGAGGAGAAAAAACGCAGACAGAGACATTAACCGGTGCACAGAAGGATGGTGATGTTCAGGTTATAAAGATCGGCCTCCTGACTGACCTCTCGGGGCCTGCAGCATCAAAAGGTCAGATTGTCAGAAACACGGTCGAACTAGCGGAGGAAAACATAAACAAATACTTTGGAGAGAAAGGACTGCCGTATAGGGTGGAGGTACTCATCGAGGACACAAGAGCAGACCCAAAAGCTGCACTCGAAAAGCTTCAAACACTCAAGGCGCAGGGTGTTAATGCTGCGGTTGGACTCTACTCAAACGAAGTCAGAAATGTTCAGAAATACGCAACTTCAAATAAGATTATACTGATATCCCCCTCATCAACCGCACCTCCAAAGCTTATAGGCTTTACAAAGCCAGAGGAGAAGAAGTTCATCTTCAGGTTTGTTCCAACAGACCTCTTCCAGAGCAAAGTGATTGCCACAGAAATCGAGCAATTAGGGCTCAAGGGAATAGTGATAGCCTACAGAGGAGATGCGTGGGGTAAAGGACTCCGGGATGCACTTGTAGGGGAAATTGAAAGCAAAGTAGAGATAGGGGTCAACGTTGAATATCCAAGTAATCCAACACCTGCAGACTGGTCACCATATATATCCAAGCTCGAAGACGGAGTTAAGGAGCTCATCAGCAAATATGGAAAGGACAATGTTGGAGTCTGGGCAGTTGGATTTGACGAAGTTGCAACGCTATTAACCCAGATTCCAGATGATTCAGTCCTCCTCCAAGTTAAGTGGATTGGCACAGATGCAATGGTCGGAAACCAAAAGATAATTGAAGAGACTAAAGGCAAAGCAGTAAAGGTTGGATTGTTCTCAACCCAGTTCTATTCCGAGAGTGATGAAACTACAAAGCTGAAGGAGACGTTTAAGGCAAAGTTTGGAGGGGAGCCAGATCAGTACGGATTGAATGCTTATGATGCCACATGGGTGCTTGTATTGGCCTATGTTGAGGTACTTAAGGAGAAAGGAAGCTACGATCCGGATTTGATGGTTCAAAAGATTAAGGAAGTCCTTGAGAAGTACAACAGCGGTGCCTATGGTGTTGAGCCTGTGACGGGAACCATAGAGCTTGACGAATGGAACGACAGGGCAAGCGGTGACTATACAATATACAGGGTTACAGAGGGCGGATGGAAGCTTATTGGGGCATGGAAGTCAGACACCGGCAAAATCGAGTGGTTTGAGAAGCCTTGA
- a CDS encoding branched-chain amino acid ABC transporter ATP-binding protein, whose translation MIETKKLSAGYGKLQILFEVDVGVRKGEITTIVGPNGSGKSTFLKTLFGLTTIYSGKIYYKGEDITNVPPYQKTCLGIAYLPQTNNVFANLTVEENLKMAGYTVPDEELKDRVDLALSVFPEIQGLLKRKAGTLSGGQRQFLAMATALVRKSELLMLDEPTAQLSPKLAETIFNKIVELRDDYGLTILLVEQNAKRALEISDRGYMLISGRVAFEGKARDLLEHEKFQSYFLGLVEVE comes from the coding sequence GTGATTGAGACAAAAAAGCTTAGTGCCGGTTATGGAAAGCTGCAGATTTTATTTGAGGTTGATGTGGGCGTGAGAAAGGGTGAGATTACAACAATCGTGGGGCCTAATGGAAGTGGAAAATCAACATTCCTAAAGACCCTCTTCGGACTGACGACAATCTATTCAGGCAAAATATACTACAAGGGTGAAGACATTACCAATGTTCCACCATATCAGAAGACCTGTCTTGGGATAGCTTATCTCCCTCAGACAAACAACGTTTTTGCAAACTTAACTGTAGAAGAGAACCTCAAGATGGCCGGATACACAGTTCCAGATGAAGAGCTCAAAGACAGGGTAGATTTGGCCTTAAGCGTCTTTCCGGAGATACAAGGATTGCTCAAGAGAAAAGCAGGAACTTTGAGTGGTGGACAGAGACAGTTCTTAGCTATGGCCACAGCTTTAGTTAGGAAGAGCGAGCTTTTGATGCTCGATGAGCCAACTGCACAGTTATCCCCTAAGCTAGCTGAGACTATATTCAACAAAATAGTGGAGCTCAGGGATGATTATGGACTGACGATCCTCCTAGTCGAGCAGAATGCAAAGAGAGCTTTGGAGATAAGCGATAGGGGATACATGCTCATAAGCGGGAGGGTCGCGTTTGAGGGTAAAGCGAGAGACCTGCTTGAGCATGAGAAGTTCCAGAGCTACTTCTTGGGATTGGTGGAGGTGGAATAG
- a CDS encoding branched-chain amino acid ABC transporter permease, which yields MIGELIQLILVWFGIYLIVNLSLNMEFGNGGIPNFGRHFAVIIGAITLGGIVNRLLMLVFGVHGNIIDASTEVSAKANEVIAQHPIYGLGLLIFTLALAFIIGFLTGSVFILPSAKLKEDYLGVTLLAIGEVIFFVTYYTPSLIGGYYGASVPDILAFIPGEKRDLVFVVIILAIALLVYFLVERLINTPYGRLIRAMRENENVVIAFGRDIMRIRMKTVALGSGIAAMAGALYGFYSANIIGSAFTRIEWTFYPFLMILVGGKGNNRGVAFGTFAFILMKVLIETYKFQIKAFLHLPFEAVWLEYVLFGVLALMVIHHRPEGILRESSIITEPVKNLKKAKA from the coding sequence GTGATAGGCGAGTTGATTCAGCTGATACTCGTGTGGTTCGGCATATACTTAATTGTCAACTTAAGCCTTAACATGGAGTTCGGTAACGGAGGAATACCAAACTTTGGAAGGCACTTCGCTGTCATCATTGGTGCAATAACTTTGGGAGGAATAGTGAACAGGTTATTAATGCTCGTCTTTGGAGTTCATGGAAATATAATAGATGCGAGTACCGAAGTGAGCGCAAAGGCAAATGAAGTCATAGCACAGCATCCAATCTATGGCCTTGGATTACTAATCTTTACATTAGCTTTAGCATTCATAATTGGATTCCTTACTGGGTCAGTGTTTATATTGCCAAGTGCAAAGCTCAAGGAGGACTACTTAGGTGTTACGCTATTGGCAATTGGTGAGGTCATATTCTTTGTGACATACTACACACCTTCACTAATAGGAGGCTACTACGGTGCCTCAGTACCAGACATCTTAGCATTTATCCCAGGAGAAAAGAGAGATCTAGTATTTGTAGTCATAATCTTAGCTATAGCACTCTTGGTGTATTTCCTCGTTGAGAGGCTCATCAACACCCCCTATGGAAGGTTAATAAGAGCCATGAGAGAAAACGAAAACGTTGTAATAGCATTTGGAAGGGACATCATGCGCATTAGAATGAAAACCGTGGCATTAGGGTCAGGAATAGCAGCAATGGCTGGGGCATTGTATGGATTTTATTCAGCAAACATCATAGGGAGTGCATTTACAAGGATCGAGTGGACTTTCTACCCGTTCCTTATGATACTCGTAGGTGGAAAAGGAAACAACAGGGGAGTTGCCTTTGGAACATTTGCTTTCATTCTCATGAAAGTGCTCATAGAAACATACAAGTTCCAGATAAAGGCATTCCTACACTTACCGTTTGAGGCGGTGTGGCTTGAATACGTTCTCTTTGGAGTGCTGGCACTGATGGTTATCCACCACAGACCGGAGGGCATCCTCAGGGAAAGCTCCATAATAACAGAGCCTGTAAAGAATCTGAAGAAAGCAAAGGCTTGA
- a CDS encoding HAD hydrolase family protein — MADIFIANKALFKNGKFEGISLCFKDKSEIVDRFSGSFVLAIGDGHNDAGMFDKADLSIAVGREVKNADIYAKNINELVALIKPLHL; from the coding sequence ATGGCAGATATTTTTATTGCAAACAAAGCACTTTTTAAGAATGGTAAATTTGAAGGCATCTCCCTTTGCTTCAAAGATAAAAGCGAGATTGTTGACAGGTTTTCAGGAAGTTTTGTGCTGGCAATTGGAGATGGACATAATGACGCCGGAATGTTCGATAAAGCAGATCTGAGCATTGCGGTGGGTAGAGAGGTAAAAAATGCAGATATCTACGCAAAAAACATCAACGAGCTGGTCGCTCTTATTAAACCTCTCCACCTCTAA
- the proC gene encoding pyrroline-5-carboxylate reductase codes for MRIAVIGTGTIGSAVAKALAEEGYGVVATRRKVEKVKWLENYGIEVSNDNKAAAEKADVIILAVKPNKVRKVLEEINPAVKGKILISFAAGLSLNFLKRLTAAKLVRAMPNIAIVVKESFTAYTADDLSKKEIELVEKIFNAFGRCVRVDEEYMDAITGLSGSGPAYASVFLESLIYGGLKVGLPRDTALLAAAQTLLGTAKLLLETNLHPAQIRDMVITPGGTTIDGIFELEDSRVRTAIMKAVDAATKKSKILSLEIGK; via the coding sequence ATGAGGATAGCCGTGATAGGAACTGGAACTATAGGGAGTGCCGTTGCAAAAGCCCTGGCTGAAGAGGGGTATGGAGTGGTGGCAACAAGGAGGAAGGTCGAGAAGGTGAAGTGGCTTGAGAATTACGGGATTGAGGTCTCGAATGATAATAAAGCCGCTGCTGAAAAAGCGGATGTAATTATTCTCGCGGTAAAGCCAAACAAGGTCAGGAAAGTCCTTGAAGAAATAAATCCTGCTGTTAAAGGGAAAATTCTCATTTCATTTGCCGCGGGTCTCTCGCTGAACTTCCTTAAGAGGCTGACAGCTGCAAAACTTGTGAGAGCAATGCCAAACATAGCAATCGTCGTGAAGGAGTCTTTTACCGCATATACAGCTGATGATTTGAGTAAAAAGGAAATTGAGCTTGTTGAAAAGATATTTAATGCCTTTGGCAGGTGTGTTAGAGTTGACGAAGAGTATATGGATGCTATAACCGGATTGAGCGGTTCCGGGCCGGCCTATGCATCGGTATTTCTTGAGTCGTTGATATATGGCGGATTAAAGGTGGGTCTCCCAAGGGACACTGCACTTTTAGCGGCTGCTCAAACACTTTTAGGCACGGCAAAGCTTTTGCTTGAAACCAACCTCCATCCAGCTCAGATAAGGGATATGGTGATAACTCCAGGAGGAACTACGATAGACGGCATCTTTGAGCTTGAAGATAGCAGAGTGAGGACGGCAATAATGAAAGCCGTGGATGCCGCGACGAAGAAGTCGAAGATTTTGTCGCTTGAGATTGGAAAATAG